ATTACATTTAAACGGAGCAGAAATACAGTTTATTCACAGTCGGGTTTGTTTTTTGGTGTTTGGTTTGATAGGGCGAAACATGTTCGTGTCTGGATGCGTCTGCTAGTGGACCTACATTGACAGCATGCACTGAACCTTGTGCAGGAAACTCTGATGAAATGTGTGGAGGGGCTCTACCTCCAGCTATAATCTTCAACGCCGTTAATACAGACAGTAAGTTGTATTTCACACTCTGGTGATATCCGATGtaaatttaaaatcttgtcaaACTTGTATCTTGTTGTATTACATCGCTTTGAGTGGGAAGtcgtgccaaaatagaaaaaaaactggaGTCCAACAGAAAAGCCACATTCAATGAAAGACCTATGCCATCTAAACAACACAAcacttgaaaatatatatacatgcacACAGACTACACATATAGACAAACAATATCGGCTATCGAAAACAGACGAAAACGAACAGATATAATAGGCGGTAAAACGGCACCAGGACACCACCCGGTCTATAATCGCTAAGCCTTACTCTTCTCAACATGTTCCAGTATTATTACATTGGGGTTATTttaatcttaaattttatttcatttaacagtaaaatatgtatcaatatctaactttatttgagtttttttttcatttcagttgaCATTTCACAGTTAGATAAACCATTAACACTGGTGGAGGAAGTACACGTAAATGGGGAGACTGAGGTAAAACCATTTTAGTACATATgattattatgtatatatttatctttttaatgTGCACCTCCATGCAATTAATTTTCATACTCAGTCAAGCCAAATGACAAGTTCTTAATAAGAATGACGTAAGAAATAAGTATAAATGTACGTATTtataaatacaatacaatacaatactttTATTGCATcaaacatacaaaatgtttttagcaaaagacatatgagccgtgccatgggaaaaccaacatagtgggtatgcgaccagcatggatccagaccagcctgcgcatccgcgcagtctggtcaggatccatgctgttcgctaacagtttctccaattccaataggctttaaaagcgaacagcatggagcctgaccagactgcgcggatgcgcaggctggtctggatccatgctggtcgcacacccactatgttggttttcccatggcacggctcaattatatgtaAGCATAGACGTTACCTGTCAATAAACCTTAGGTCTATTAATCTGgttgtaggcataggaaatagagatcaatataattgcacatTTACTAATCCTACTAGATgttttgtattacaaaagtgtttctattgtgacattttgatagaagcaaaactgtattatctgcactattgtttacttactggtactttattttattattggcttgttaaaagttatttttttaccatatgtaagttgacaaaatcataggaaccatgttttgaggggtaaatcaaacacaaatgaataaatcctaaatgttttcgttgtgcaaaaaaatatgatattgtgtctaaaacagttttcattttccactcaattgtgtaattgcaagggaagtaaactaatagatatctctgcttataagtactagcccaaggcaagagttgtcattctttgtggatcacaacgttaaattaaaaattaaaacttctgttattgatattaacaaaactatcataaactttacatttgtgaaatcatttttggttgtttcaaggacttggaaatccatttctagactttatttaatatattactatcattgaaaattttagggtctatctctactgTTTGTTTAGTTGTCATGTCAGAAATAAACTAACTCATAAGTATTGAAAACGGATCAGCTTTAAGGCCCAATACAAAACGCCCAATTTGCAAAAAATAACacggaagaatatccaacagggaaagccgcgttctaaatttctgagatgctcttgagtgtctcctgCCACCAATCTCAGAGACTAGTACTTGTTACTACAAAGAAAGTTGCATTCGAGTGTATCGGGGCTCTTCAAATGGCATGTTTAAGAACCAGACTGTTAAAAACTAGCCGGACATGCCTATTCTCTCTATGTTCGGATGACTTTCTGTCGCActgtccttctggtcagatcgGTAAATGTATCTGAATTGTTGagtgtttatcataaaaatggTGCTACacaatgtttataaattttgattttgattttttttcatgatcgATTTGCTATGATAACTGAACAGATTAAGTTATGGAAACACTTTGAATCGAAAGAAGCAGAAACTTCTATCGATTTATCATTACTTAATCTATTGGGTACTttatgtattgatatataaatgCGTTCAAAGGAATGCCAACACTATGGACAGAGTAGAtagattttgattttcaaatagCTTTAAAGTTGTTAGGTACACATTCTAATCTAGAAACATTTGAGATTGaattaaactgtatttttttttattcatttatgcaATCTCAAACATAGTCTTATCCCAAACAGGTGATATCGTACCAATGGGCAATGCACCTATACGGATTCAACGTGACGATAGCATCCGTCAACTTGCCGGCCTCTATCCGTATGGTTCTTCATTATCGTGCCGAACCATGTAGTGGTACATTAATACCGAATTCGACATATGAGAAGGTAAACAGTGTGCTGCTCCTACTCTCCTATCAAGTGTTATTGCATAAATACGTATAATTACTATTAGTAATTCTCCGATCGGACAAAGTATTTTATGAAAGTAAATTTATGGTTAAAGGGTGGTGCTTATTCTTTCTATGGAAAGGTGAATTTTGGGAAGCATTCTCCCCTAAAAATTTGTCAGCCTTAAAGCATgttaaattgcaaaatgaaaagaTGAAGAGCAGTGTGATGGCAGTATTCAAAATGATAATACCCATGTGCTGActtcaatacatatcaaattGCTTAAATCATTTCaggattttttatgttttatacacGTTCGTTCGTTTGTTTGATATTCGTCTAGAATAATACATGTGTTCTCTACATGTCAATCATCCATTCAGACTTTCAGTGTAGCTGCGGTAGATACATATTTTGTACTGGAGATGGAACCTCTACTTGTACAATGTGTTTATATCTCCCTGTACGACAACAACACAGACAATGCGACAACATTTCCAATAAATATGACGATGATATCAATTGAAAGTAAGCTATTAATACTTTCATGTGTTTGAATTTAACTAAAAATTGCCATTCTAAATATCCGACTGAAAATTCAAAATAGATAAAGACGAAAACGTTCGCTGCCTAATATCttctaaacatttatatattgtatttgacATTCCAAAGTTAGAAAATATAATTAAGAAGCTTCCTTTAAGGTGcatgtacaaatttattttaatcagTAAGGATTAAACAGAATGCCTGTTTTCTTGCAGGGCACAATTTTGTCACGGCCCAGTTCTTTACTATCGAGGCTTCGTGGCAGACAGGTAGGGTTCAAATCATTCCATACACGGAACTTTCGTCAGTGTGTCAGTGTCGGTATCGCTTAGAACTGTATTGTACCCAATGCGCCATGTCTTACTATTTACAATATAATACTAGTAGTACATGTTGGCTTGCTTGTCAAAGTCAAAACTATCGTCCGAAGAATAGTTCTGACTATTTACTTCCAAGCCTTTTAATagatgttttattacatgacttcagaaattaattttcaatttcttttatttctaaatttttgaaattagCCCAGTAAAAATGTCTTGAATACAGACTGACCATTGAGCAAAAACTATTGGCCAGAGTCATGTAATAACAAGTTCTATTTTAAGAGGTTACATGACTCTTAGTAGAGGTGAGGTTATATttgtttattgaaaaataatatacagGTATATTACCTGCTAAATGGATTTTAactcttataaaaaaaaaagagagaaaatactGTTATTGTTTATAGTGGAGGTAATCGGATGTTAGTTTATCAAAAAATATACAGGCATTTTGTCGGCTAAATATATCAACTGATTTTAGCTGAAGAGCAGACGACGCCCACTCCAAGTGAAGAATGCGAGTGTGAATGCTGGGTATATAATTTGTTGTACGGAGACTCGCCCTACAACAACCTGTCCTATAAGCAGATTGAAGATGCCCTAAAAAATGTCACACAgaaggtatttcattttattgtacatatttttgttactatttactGATATCATTCgtcttgaataaaaaaatatgtttaattaaacCTCGTGTTTAATCTGTTTTATTCTTGTGTAGCATGCAGTTCAAAGCGCGTCGGAACAATTCCAGCTCAAACGTCCTTTTATGCAACATTCACCCCAACCCTGGACTACAGAACTTCTTGAAGAGATAAAGGATATTAAACAAAAGCTAAAGATCACGGAACAAATTGAGAAAATTGTGAACAGCATTAACGTCAAAGTGTCTGATCTGGAGTCAAAATTGAAATCTCTAGATACTAGGGTTACTGAATCAGAAAGTGCATGCGAGCACAGCAACAAAGAAAATGAGCAAAACAAAGCAGACATAAAACGTGCGAAAGGTGAAATCAAGCAGCTCAAGGAAACGTGTAGATCTTTAGAAACGGGCTCTAAATTAGTTTCAGATACAAATGAAAAATTCGATTCAAAAGTGATAGACCTTGAATCAAGGTCTATGCGAGACAATCTTGATATGGGTAAGAATGCGTCAGTTAAAATTCTGATCGATCGCGCCGCCAGAGTTGGACACTTCGGCAAATCTATGAAACCACGACCAATCGTCGCTAAGTTTCACTACCCTGCAGAAAGGGAACATATGAGAAAAGTTCCATTTGACTTCACGGATCAGCTGAATTCGGCAAAATTAGGCATTGGCGAACAGCTTCAGAGGGAGATCAGGAAGGTTAGAAAACATCTGTAACCAGTGATGAAAGCcgcaaaagtgaaagaaaaatatatcaaattcatCGGCACTAAACTTTTTATTGACGGAAAAAAAATTCAGCGAACGTGAAGATCCAACAGCGGCAACAATGAAACATTAAAGGtgtcaaaagaaaacaaacaaaaaaaacatacaggAGACAAGCCTTAACATACTATCGTGGAACATCAACAGTGTGCAACGaaacttttattgattatttaccGGATTAAGATTTGCTATTTTGAAATGAAACGTGGTAATCATGGCGAATGTTGAGAACTTTTCTAGTGAAATATtcctgaaaataaaatcataaaataccaGAAAGGGACAACAGTCGTGATATATCAAATGTACACATCTTGGTCAAAATTAATCTTTATCCATATAAAGCCAGTTTGTTCCTTTTCAACAATCTTAATTTTTTGAACATGTTTTGTAATAATATGATATACCCCGACTGTAACGTCATATATATTATTCGAAATTCTTTAATTCTGTAGAATCTGATTTGTCACATATACAGGGGGGCAAGATGCTCCAGTTATAGATGTATACATTAAAGTGAGTTATGCGTGGAAAGCACAAAAGTGCACGGCATTGCATAGATTAAAGGCCAGATGAAGCTGTCACTAAATCTAAGTAATTGTATACCTTTGCAACAGCTTTCTATTGAAACATGTAGATATAGAAACAAAGAAACGATAGGAAAATTATACTCTATCTATGTAATGACATTGAAGATGAATATATTTCCAATTTATGCTTTATTTTGAGCAAAACATATACCAAGATATTGCCATGCTAAACTCACTCAGTACTTGACTTTTTACAATAGTTTGATGTATGTTTTGCTTTAATATGTTATCTTTACATTACTGTTGTATGATTTTGTTTGTGTGTAACGATGAATTGTCAATGTTCAAGTTTGACTTAAATAAAGTCCCTGTTCTGTTTGGCCTTATTTATGGAATTGGACTTCTTTCTCTTTTTGTGTATCGTACAGTTTCATTGATTAAGTACTGCATAAGACTTAGTCGTAAAAAATCAAAGGCATGTTAGGTGAGCAGGGATTTTGTATATCTGGCAAAGACAAGCTTTTCTGGACGTCGCTGTAAACATGATATAACAaagattctaacatgactcgctttgatttccagttaaacaaagaaggaaatcaagctctgtatagtctgcgataaacaacggttgacgcgcggaccggtaagagagcattatgacgtcaattaggACGttaaattgccgcatgacgtccgatacattactcctcgggtaaatgaagtccagcataatatttattaaaatatttcaatgaacatttcagaatgaaaacaatcaaggctttcttgtgatttatcgtctaatttaccacggttcatcgttcagatgcttcagtatttaaccacgagggcgttagcccgagtagttcaattcctacgcatctgaactctgaaccgtggtaaatcaaaCGATAAACCAATCGAAGgacttgattatttgttaattatcaTTGATCCTTATCTTCAGAAGTGGTATTTGGATACAAGAACTCTAACCGACTACAGTAATATAGTATatttgaacataattttattttttaaatcatgtaCCTGTCATAAGTGGAAAATGTGTACTATTTTCCATTGGCTTATCCCCATTACCGTGAGCTTAGAACAGCGTTTTTTGTCCAAACTTTAATTGTTACTGTCTTTGGTCCGCATTAAATAAATTTGACACGATGTCTGCAACATCTAGAAAAGTTATTTGCAACCTTGctaaattgatatatttttgctAAAAGGTAAATATTTCTTAAGGTTTTCCCAAGTAGTAAAACCCTGataacattttgttgttttattgaacTATTATAAAATATTGCTGTAATATTATTGGCTATGTTTCATTGAACATTTCGTTTTTGAATATTCTTTTTGTATCACGAAGTTCCATAGTTTTGAAAATCTGTGTTGCTGGAGATATCGTCATGAAATGCTTTAAACTTGAATAAATTATTCGAATTCGTATTCGTGATATTTTAGTGAATAAAGTGTTCTAAAAGTCAAACTCTGCCCTCTGACTGGTTTGTAATTCTGACTAACTAATCACTAACTGATTCGGGGTGTGTGGGGAGAGCCAtgttttttatacaattaaaagcTAAATTCATTATAGCCATCATTCTTTGTAGCCGGTGTCACAGTGGCGATATCTTTGGTCGCTTTTCGCTTTTCGCTCGCAATTCATAGCAATATAACACCCACCGTAGGTAATATTCTAGGCAACAAACACAACTTCTACTAACGTAACATAATCATTACTTAGGGGAATGGATATTCCCAGGCAAATGCAAGATAAAagcattttgttgttgtttttgtcagCTCGTTTCGCTTACATATTAAGTATTTTTATACTACATGGAACAGTCACATTTAACGTCTCCTTATATACtagtataaaaactttaaaagtaccAAAAGTACATGTCCATTCCAGCCCAAAATCATGGATCCGTGTCTGCCAATGACACGGTATTCTACCACTATTCTTTATAATCAGTGTCTTCGGATTAATTATGCTACAAAattctgtttttattattaaatatttagatCGAGAAAGAGTTAGCAGTTAACAAATCAACACTTTCCTCGACCATCCGAAAGAAGACAAGTGCTGAAGATAACAGAACGTCAGCGATAGCGGTTGGCTATATTTTGGGTGTGGTGTTGCTCGTCACTTCTTTAGGGGGTAAGGAGCTCCAGTTATAGACACAGACACACTAGGTCAGGACCCATCCCCACACACTCCACCGCCCCTGCCAACTGTAagccagtatttttttttttagaattttaatacGTGCTGAGCATAGGTGCAAATcaaaaaactgtttttgtttaagaaatgatatatctcatttagtgatttgtcgctgaataaatcattgtttggagttcagatgcgaaggaattagtctatatcatgagggcgcagcaaacgacaaacaatgattttattcaagagcaaatcactaaatgagataatattattttgaagtacatccttgaccggcattcattaaatatttgcccgttttcaatcggtttcttttccagcgcgccgctatgccgtttgacgctatgacgtaataattgtgacgtcagaacagtctTTAAAAGTAAATATCAATATGGGCATCTGTAAAACTGACActtggaacacttccttgcgctTGAACCCCCGATTTGCACCGTGCCCGTCATAAACCGGGTAACAAAGTCAATACGCTTACGACTATGTTAAACCGGACTGCTAAACAAATACTGGCAGGGGCGAAACAGGGTGGATGGGTCCTGACCCAAAGTGTCTTAGTTATGCGTTCACAGCCAATAGCATTGCATAGATTCAAGGCCTTATGACGCTGTCACTTAAACAAACTCTGTTATGTCTTAAAAATTACATCGAGTAACCTGCCAAATCTTTACACCCAAAATGATTCTCATAAAAAAATCACTTCCTTAAGAACACCGTTAcctgatttaaattttattatctgtTTATGCTTATATCTGTCAAAAATATTCTTGGTTAGGATTGGAAATCGTATAATTTTCTTCCGTTTAACAGCAGTACTTAGGAATATCAGATAATGAGATATATGTATTTTTTCAGCGATACTGTTGTCTGACTTCCCAAAGATGATTGGCAGCTTTAACATTCTGATTGAAAATTGTAAGTCTAGGTTTAGTAGTCAGCAAGCACGAGAATTCAGTGATGTAACTAAAAATAGCCACAATGGAAGTGATGATTATGCGCCATACTAATTGCAGCAAGACGAGCAGAGGACCGACTGTACAAAGataaaagtgtaaaatgtatatgaaataccAGATAATATGCTGAAAAGATGTATTGAATTGTTGTGCTCTTGTGAGAACAGAATTGCAACAACCATCATTAATTACGTGTCAGTTTCATGGTTTTCACTAACACGAAAAAGTATGAGATGCGCTGGATAGAAAGAAATTCTAGCATTTTGCTTTATAATGAGCATGATACTAGGGTAATAGTGTGGTATTATTATTGAAGTTAATTGAATTACTTAGCTAATTAGTTTACTATTGCAGGGCGTCTCTTTTAACCAATCTTGATATTTCATGTATGTTTACCTTTTGATATTCTTTCCTTATGTGTATTCTATCCTCAGGTGATAAATATATTCAGAGATTGCTTGTTTCTAACATCCCATTTGTTGTTCTGTTTGATCCATTTAGTTAATCATGGTGGGATCGAAGACGagttatttaaagaaatttaggTCGTTTTCGTTGCCGTTCTTGTATTGCGTTGTTGGCAGCAAATATAACTTGGAGGTCGTCGACTAATTTTCCAGACGTCATCATGACATATCAAAAACTAGACGGATGCACATTACTGAAAACTAGAATACAAAACTTGCAATACCCAGCCGATTGAAAAGATTGTTTCGTTGTATAACTGATACTGCATATAGCTATTACAATAGAAAAAAGTCATACTCTAATCATGTACGAAATCAAAGCAAAATTACACATTAAGGAACAAACGTATAACACAGACAAAATATTTACAAGCGAGTCCACGCTCCAGGAATTGTAAggttgtgatatatatatatagccagTACCACAAACCCATCGTAACTTGTGACAGGGGTCCAAAAAACTACGACTCGAACAAGAAGTACAACGTATCAATACCTTTTCCATCgcttttgacattgaccttgcacGATGATAGGAAAACGGATTCTTGTGCATTGCACAACACTATGTAGTCATATAATTAATGCTTATATAAGATAAGAGTGCGAGTAAAAACATTATATCCTGGTTTGCGTTTCAACGAACGTCTTGTTGATCTTATGTTTGCACTTGAGACCGCCGATCTTAGACTTAGTCTTATGTTTAACTTGAGAtcaatttgattttttgaaataatttttttaaaaataataaaaacaagagctgtcactaatggtgacaaatgccccccgcaacaccttgtcctttgacctggtgaccccaaagtcagtaggggtggtgtactcaataagtactatcagcatgtgaagtttgaaggtcctgggtgaagtggttcgcatgtaaagtgccttcatgcaaaaagttaacgttggcccgtgaccttgacctttgacctggtgatcccaaagttagtagggttggtgtactcataaaatactatcagcatgtaaagtttgaaggtcctgggtgaagtggttcccgagtaaagtgccttcatgcaaaaaattaatgttggcccctgtgaccttgacctttgacctggtgacgggtcaccccaaggtcagtaggagtggtgtactcaataagtactatcagcatgtgaagtttgaaggtcctggatgcagtggtccgcgagtaaagtgccttcatgcaaaaagttaacgttggctcctgtgaccttgacctttgacctggtgacccaaaagtcagtagtgggtgtgtactcaataagtactatcagcacgtgaagtttgaaggtcctgggtgcagtggttcgcgagtaaagtgccttcatgcaaaaagttaacgttggcccctgtgaccttgaactttgacctggtgaccccaaagtcagtaggggtggtgtactcaagtactatcagcatgtgaagtttgaaggtcctgggtgcagtggttcgcgagtaaagtgccttcatgcaaaaagttaacgttggcccctgtgaccttgacctttgacctggtgaccccaaagtcagtaggggtggtgcactcaataagtactatcagcacgtgaagttcgaaggtcctgggtgcagtggttcgcaagtaaaaggcttttatgcagaaagttaacgttggcccctgtgacctcgacctttgacctggtgaccccaaagtcagtaggggtggtatactcagtaaatactatcagcaagtgaagtttgaaggtcctgggtgcagtggttcgcgagtaaagtgccttcatgcaaaaagttaacgtgacgaacgaacgaacaaactaacgaacggacggacagttgaaaactaatatgcctcccttcgggggcataataaaatcttAAGAAAACCCCTAGGCCAACATAGGACTGCTCAATACAATCGTAGGACTGTAAATACGCACCCTTGGGATAAAAAAGTGCAAGTTAAAATCCATTTTGATCTTTCCTAAGATGGTGAAATCTAAACACACTTTACGATGTCGAGATAAGTGCTTGATTAAATACAACAGGAACTATGGCCCGAACAGGATGACAAGCAGTATTGCAATGACAGAGGTATACTATATTATTTATAAATCTTGACCAGATAAGCCATAATGAAGTATGAAATGATTTGGGCATAAATAGAAACATACTAAAGGGAGGTCCGAAACCTATCAACAGAAAGTAATCGACCAACAGTAAAACCTGTTACTTTTGAAACTTGCTGAGATTTGACGATTCCTGCAGTTGCATACACAGTAGATGACAAGTCCACCGAAAGCTGTTACTCTAAGACAGCTCTtaccatatatatatagtcaTTTGCGTGGAAAAACTAAATCAGTAGCTTTTCACAAAAGTTGGAGATGAGggaggggagataattcaaaggAAAAATTCACCCCTTCCATTCTTTAAGAGCTTCTTGAATGTCAAACTAAATGCCCCGATGTGTATGCCTGTGAATTTGTGttcatataaaataattttgcttcattagtgaccttgacctttgacctacgggcataagtcatgtacatgggtaatctacatattgccctctattcacataccaggTTTTATGAACTTAGCTTGAAAacttttgagtaattgcaggatccagatttgcggtaggggactaataagtatCAGTTTAGAACACAGCAAAACAGACCCAGTGGTATACTTTATaactgtatatatttaaaataaaatatccatACAGAATAATATTTCCCGATTTAATCAGAATTTAATTATCATACATCTTGATACAATTTGTATGACAATACAATGAATAGATGTGCCTTGGAAGCAGCCACGTTTTTTCTAGACCAACTCTGTTTAGTTAACATGGCAACAACAATAGCTTTATGACAAAAACTATAAAACTGATTCAGTTTGATGAAAAAAGACTGACTTACAAATTGTACTGGGTTCAGAGCTACTTTCGAAACACTTTTGCTTAATATTTAACTGCAGCCACAAAATTTAAACcaatgaaattaatctattttaacACTAACCCTGCTaatatctataatgaacttgtctgtctttcaatttggacagtaccattaactgttaaaaggggtgcttacctaaaagataccgACTGGATGGCGAACAATACAGATCTTCATCAGACTGCAAGGATttgctggctgatcatgatctacactggtcgcagaatcaatcatgtccagcatggtaagagaAACTATGAAAGAAACATGAACTTAGAATATATCTATCTTCATACTGCTACTGATTACCTTTCTGAATGTTGTCATATGTGGCTAATTTGTGTCTAAACATTTCCCAATATCTGATAACCATAaatgaaaatcataaatttttaCTGCACACATTCTTAAACGCACCAACTATGCCTATATCTATTGCCATGATTGAAGCAAATATTTTAGTGAATATGCTGTGTTCGAAAGGAATTATATATTCTCTTGCATCTAATTTACACTTTCTCCTGATGGCATTACATACGAACATATTACAGGTCCTATATTTTACTTCATTGAAGTCCGTTTCTCTGTAAGTTTAGCTGCTGCTTTCTTCTTCATCATTTGAAGACGTTTATCAGCGTTAACAACCGCACTCTGTCCACCCTGACCGGGTGATTTACCTGGTACCAAAGCTGAAGACGAGGAGGACTTTGTCATTTTACTCGATTCCCCAGATTTACCACCAAACAATTTACTACCTTCAGCCTTGGAATCTATAGATGGTCTGTGAAAAGGTTTAGTGTCAGTTTTTGACTTTTCTTTATCTTTATCCTTTGAAACGTTAGTCCTTTCTGATTGGTCTGATTTTGAAGAAGAACTCGATTT
This Mercenaria mercenaria strain notata chromosome 17, MADL_Memer_1, whole genome shotgun sequence DNA region includes the following protein-coding sequences:
- the LOC123536376 gene encoding uncharacterized protein LOC123536376; the protein is MSDRSLDPVRYRAASLKLANGTVIFIVGTGRTFALLPATPTVAGDCYASYLTANPFSINVTKTNMTHIYCSGFCRERNYPQGGVHGETCSCLDASASGPTLTACTEPCAGNSDEMCGGALPPAIIFNAVNTDIDISQLDKPLTLVEEVHVNGETEVISYQWAMHLYGFNVTIASVNLPASIRMVLHYRAEPCSGTLIPNSTYEKTFSVAAVDTYFVLEMEPLLVQCVYISLYDNNTDNATTFPINMTMISIERHNFVTAQFFTIEASWQTAEEQTTPTPSEECECECWVYNLLYGDSPYNNLSYKQIEDALKNVTQKHAVQSASEQFQLKRPFMQHSPQPWTTELLEEIKDIKQKLKITEQIEKIVNSINVKVSDLESKLKSLDTRVTESESACEHSNKENEQNKADIKRAKGEIKQLKETCRSLETGSKLVSDTNEKFDSKVIDLESRSMRDNLDMGKNASVKILIDRAARVGHFGKSMKPRPIVAKFHYPAEREHMRKVPFDFTDQLNSAKLGIGEQLQREIRKVRKHL